GCTCTGTCTCTTTTCCTTCATCATCAGTTACTGCAGGGATATACTTTTCTTTATCCATAAAAATAGGGAAAGGTATGTGGTTAGAATACTTTTTAATAATGCTCTCTACTCTATACTCTTCTAAAAATTCACTTTCATCATCTTTTAAGTGCATAACGATAGTAGTACCGTGTCCGTCCTGAGTTGCATTTTCTATCTCAAACTCACCAGCACCGGTACTTGTCCAGATGTAAGCCTGATCTTCTCCTGCTTTTTTTGTAGTTACTTCTACTTTATCAGCTACCATAAAACATGCATAAAAACCAACACCGAATTGACCGATAAGTTGAGAGTCTTTTTTCTGATCACCCGTCATATTTTCTAAGAATGCTTTAGTACCGCTCTTTGCGATAGTACCGAGGTTATTCATCAGATCCTCTTCATTCATACCGATACCGCTATCTTTGATTGTAAGAGTTTTTGCTTCTTTATTTGCTACTATATCTATACGAGGTGAGAAAGTCACATCTTTGTACTTTTCATCTGTTAAAACAAGCATATTTAACTTATCTAACGCATCCGATGCATTTGACACTAACTCACGAATAAAAATTTCTTTGTTTGAGTAAAGTGAATGTGTCATTAAGTGTAATATTTGATCTGCTTCTGTTTGAAACTGATGTTTTGCCATTTTATATCCTTTTTATAGTGTAAATCTATATTTTATAATTGAAATATTAGCAAAAAAAAGTTAATAATTGCAAATTAAATCAAGTTTATTTAGTCTATATGACTAAAGTTAATTTAGCTTATTTTGCTTTATCTTAATATTATAATTTAAGCACTATAAAAAAATATTCTTACTATAATACTTTTTTCAAAGGATATATATGCCGATAGATCTTTCTGAATCACTTGTAATAGGGATTTCTGCCACAGCTTTATTTGATTTATCAGAATCTGATAAAATTTTTCAAAGCAAAATTATAAATGATCCCGATACTGCAATAGAAGAGTACAGAAACTATATGCTTAAAAATGAAAACGAACCCCTTGAAGACGGAACAGGCATGCCTCTTGTCAAAGCACTTTTAAATCTAAACAAACACAAAAAAGACGGTGATGCTCCAATAGTTGAAGTGGTCGTAATGTCAAGAAACAGCCCTGAAACAGGTGTACGTGTTTTAAACGAGATACGCAGACGAAATTTAAATATTTCACGTTCGGCATTTACCGCGGGTGAATCAAACGTAGATTATTTAGAAGCTTTTTATGTCGATTTGTTTTTAACTACGAGCGAAGAAGATGCACAAAAAGTAATAGACAGTAATGTTTGTGCGGCAGCTATCGTAAAAGCACCGCCTAAATCAAATAAGCATCTAAAAGAAGACCAAGTTCGTTTTGCATTTGATGCAGATGCAGTTATATTTAATGAAGATAGTGAAATAGTTAACCAGACAAAAGGTTTACCCTCCTTTCATGAAAATGAAGATAAAAATCAAGATGAACCTTTAGCTCAAGGTCCACATGCCAATCTTCTAAAAAAACTATCTAAAATCCAAGAAAGACTACCCGGACGTATAGAATACTCACCTATAAAACTGGCAATTATGACGGCACGAAACTCACCTGCGGAGATGCGGGTTATAAAAACATTAAGAAGCTGGAACGTATATGTAGATGAAGCATTTTTTTTAGGTGGGTTAGAAAAAAGCAGGTTTTTAAAAGCTTACAAACCGCATATATTTTTTGACGACCAAGATTCCCATTTAGACCCTGCTTCAGGTGATGTACCATCCGCAAAAGTACTCTATCCGACTATATCTCCTCTTAAGAAGATAATTGAGAGTAAAAAGAGTAGCAAATGACAAACGATATAATAGATATGATTGAACAAACACCAAAATTACACTCTTTTAAGTGCAAAGCTGTCTCTTATATAATATGGGTATTTTTAAAGTTCACTACTTATATTGCAACACTCGTTGTATGGTATATATATGATTATTTTATAGCTTTTTTCACATTTATTTTATCTTTTATAGTTGTAGGAATTATACGCTCAAAAATGAGAAACAGTGCAATTCCTCTAAAACAACAGGAGTATCAATATAACGATAAAGGCATAGCTGACTGGTTCAGTGCAAGAGAGATATGTGTAGGTTATGACAATTAAAACTATTATTTTTACGGCTCTATTGTCTTATAATCTTTTTGCATGTGCGACATGTGCATTAATGGTACCTACGGCAGAGGTTAAACTGCAACTCGATATTAAAGATAAAAGTGTTAAAAACATCCATTTTGTATGGGAATTTTCGGATATTTATATAGATGAGATTAGAGCCCAATACGATAAAAACAAGAACTCAAAATTAGACAAAGAAGAGTTAGACATCATTTTAGATATAAAAAACAACTATCTGCAAAATAAAAATATGTTAAGCAAAATAAAATTAATAGATTCAAATGAAAATTCCAAAACACTTTCCCCTGTTTATGAAAATTTTAGCCTGCATATAAAAAACAATCAGCTAATATATACTTTCGATGGCAAGGTAGATGCGTCCCTACAAGAAAAGTCTAGATTATCTTTTGTTTTTGAAGATGATGAAGCTTTTTTTAGTTTTGTCGTTACAGATATAAATACAACTTCTAAAGAGCCGTTTTATGAGGCTAATCCATATCTATTTACCGCAAACATCCTCTTCTCCTATAGCGGTTTTAACGATAAAAAAATCCAAGTTCAGAAAAAAAACAAAACAGTAGATGCAAGTTCAGATATAAATAAAACGCTTGTAAAAGAGAAACTTTCACAGGAAAATATACTGAAAAAGAGTATAGAAAAAATAAAATCTCTTTTTGAATCTATAAAAGACGAATCAAATCCATTGACATATATCTCTCTTCTTCTATTTGCATATATATACGGGGTTGTACACGCCCTTGGACCTGGACACGGAAAAACATTGGTAGCTAGCTACTTTTTAACAAATGACAAATCATATCTAAAAGCTCTTTTTATATCGTTGGCAATCGGTGTAGTCCATACTTTTTCGGCATTTTTTCTGACACTAGCTATATACTTCTTTATTGATGCATTGTTTGCACAGTTTATAGATAATGCCGTTTTTTATACTACCAAGATATCCGCACTTATTATTATTTTTATAGCGGTATATCTGCTTTTGAAAAAACACAAGCTATATAAAGAGTTGGCAAAACCGAAATTTACTTTCTCAACTGCTCCACATCCTCAAACTTGCGGATGCGGTTCATGCAAGGTTGATAAAGACTCGACGGATGCAGCACTTATAATCTCTGCCGGCATCATACCCTGCCCAGGAACTATAACTATTTTTATATTTTCTCTATCGCTTGGACTATACTATGCCGGCTTTTTATCCGCACTCGTTATGAGTCTTGGTATGAGTACTATTATATTTTTATCTGCAGTTTTGAGTGTATATATGCGTAAAAAAACAGATACGAATCTAAAAGTTAAAAAGTTTTTGGAATATGGAAGTTTATCTATTATACTTATTCTTGGGCTGATTTTGCTTATTGGATAATTTTTTACCAAAAAACTAAAAATACAACACAAATTTTCTCAAAATAAGAGTATAATTTCTAACTCATATGAGTGGTTTTTTCGGCTGTGTTTGATATCTTCTATCAAACAACATTTTTCTAATATATAGATTTATTTTTTATTGAGGACACAATGAACATTTCAGATATGGTATTTGACATGGAACTTGCCGGCGTTGATGCTGAACATATTGCAGGCATCGTTGAACTTTGCAAAAACAAAGGTTTTAGTAGTGAGATGGTTGATGAAGAGTTAATAAAACTTGGTTATCCAAAAATTTTCACTATAGAATATGATGATTATGATGAGTATAATAGTTTTGACGATGAAGACTATTATTCAATGGAAAAATTTTCACATAAACGTCAATTGAGAGATTAAGAAGATTATGATGACAAACAGAGAAATCGTATCGGCTTATTATCAAATGTGGAATGAAAAAGATTTTGATAAAGCGGATAAACTTTGCGATGAAGATATTCGTTTTCGAGGTTCACTCGATATTACGGCAAACGGAATTGAAGGTTTTAAAGAGTATGCTCAAATGCTAACAAAAGCATTTCCAAATCTTTATCATGCCATAGAAATATCTGTTTTTGAAAACGATATGGCAGCGATATACGTTACATACTCAGGTACGCACGAGGGTAAAATATTCGATTATGAACCAACAGGAAGAAGGATATCATACTCCGGTGCTTCATTTATACATATAAAAAACGAAAAGATTTACAGTATAAATATATTGGGTGACTTAAATTCGCTACATAAACAACTCAGTTCCTAAGATATTTTAATTTAAATATCTTTAGACTCCTTTTACCACAACTAGGGTATCATTTCATACTTTAAGATACTCTAGGAAATTCAAAAACTCATGGCTTTAATAGACCTATTAAATATATCAAAACATTACGAAGCACAAAAAATTTTAACAGAGATAAATTTTCATATAGATGAGGGTGAACGTATCGTTGTCATAGGTAAAAACGGCAGCGGTAAATCTACACTTATGAAAATTGTAAACGGCACGCTTGAGCAAGATGACGGTGAGCGTATAATTCGTCAGGGCTTAGAAGTTAAAATGCTAGATCAGCGTCCAGTATTTGAGCCTGAGCATAATGTAAGAGATGCTGTTGAAGCAGGACTAAAAGAGATAAACAAAGCCAAAAAAAGATATGATGAACTCTCACACCTTATAGCTGAAGATTTTGAAAATAAAAAACTTATAGATGAGCATGAGAAACTATCAAAATATATAGAGCATCACTCTGCTTGGAATTTGGATGATAAAATTGAACGCATCATCCAACATTTTGATTTAAAGCGATATGAGAATAAAAATATAAACCTCTTAAGCGGTGGGGAACAACGCCGTGTAGCCTTAGCTTCACTACTACTTCAAAAGCCCGACATATTACTACTTGATGAACCTACAAACCACCTTGACGTATATATGGTTGAGTTTTTAGAACAGCTTCTTTTAAAGGAGCGTTTTACTCTTGTGTTTATCTCTCACGATAGATATTTTATAGATAAAGTCGCAACAAAGACTATAGAAGTTGAAGATGAAAAACTAAGACAATATTCCGGCGGTTATTCAGACTACCTTACACAAAAAGAGGAATATTTACGTACACTGCAAAAGCAACATGAAAATATGCTTGGTCTTTTAAAAAGAGAAAATGAATGGTATTCCCGCGGAGTACGTGCAAGACTTAAAAGAAACGAAGGTCGAAAAGAACGTTTGATGGAGCTCCGCGAAGCTGCAAAAACAAATCCTGCTCAAATCCGTAAGATGAGCTTGGAACTTCAACGCGAAGCTAAACACTTCAACCGTGACAAAAGCGTAAATAAACAAAAGATGCTTTTTGAAGTTGAAGATTTGGGTTTAACTCTGGGTGATAAGGAACTTTTACACGATTTTAATACACGCATACTCCAAAAAGACGTAATAGCCATAGTAGGACCAAACGGAAGCGGAAAATCTACACTTCTTAAAGCCCTTCTTGGACGTATAAAACCAACACACGGTACTATAAAACAGGGTGAATTTAAAATAGGTTATTTTGACCAGCACCGTGAGATGCTAGATGATGATAAAAACCTTATAGAGACTTTTTGCCCTTTTGGCGGAGACAGGGTTGAAGTTCGCGGAAAAAATATGCATGTTTACGGATACCTTAAAAACTTTCTTTTTCCACGTGAATATCTGGATAAAAAGATAGGCGTACTCAGCGGAGGAGAAAAAAACCGTATAGCACTTGCCCTACTCTTTACCAAAAATGTAGATATTTTAATTCTTGATGAACCTACAAACGACTTAGACATTCCAACTATCAATATACTTGAAGAACAGCTTGTCAATTTCTCCGGTGCAGTCATAATAGTTAGTCACGATAGATATTTTGTAGATAAAATTGCAAAAAAATTATTTATATTTAAAAAAGATAAGACCATTGAGGAATCTTACCAAAACTATTCTGAGTATCTTGAAATCGAGAGTGAGTTAAAACAGCTAGACGAAATGGAAAGAGAGGCAGAATCTACATCTAAAAAAGTGGAAATAAAAGAGCAAAAAAGTAAACCTCTAAGACTGACATATAAAGAAAAAATAGCTTTGGAAAAACTACCTGCAGAAATAGAGGAACTCGAAGCTAAAATAGATGAAAAAAATAACTGTATAGCTAATCCTGATTGTTACCAAGAGATTGGGCTTACAAAACTAGCATCTGAGCTTGAGGAGTTAGAAACTACTTATGAGCAAAAAGTTGAAGAGCTACTTACCATAGAGGAAAAAATTGAAGAGATAGAGAATCAAAGTTAATATTTATAAAGCTTATTATACTTTATAACTTTAATTAGTTCTTCACTGTATTTGGAACGCTTTTCTGAATACATATCAAGCTTTTTAACAAGTTTAAACGGGTCATCGGTTTTCATCTTCAATTCACGAAACTCCGCATATGCATAGCCGGTTGCTAAAACAAAGTAATAATCTCTTATAGAGTCGGTTAGACTAGGATATTTTTTTACATATACAGTCTTATCTACTCGTTTTACGCTTGCAGGAATTCTTGGTTCATTTTTGTTATATGACCAAATACCAAAAAGATTATTTGCAACTTTTGTAAAACGTGAAGTTGCCCATCCACTCTCCATAGCAGCTTGAGCTATAGCTATACTTTTTGGATGCGGTTTAACTCTTTTTAGTAAATCTTTATAGTTTTTTGCTTTATATTTTTTCATATACTTAAGGACAACAGAACTGTTTGTATTGTTATTATCTATATTTTTTTTGAGAGTTTTGTATCTGTAGTCTAGTTCTGCGTACACTTTATTTACGGCAGGGACTACCAATTTATAAAAGCTTTGTTTTTTTACTTTTGTTTCATTTGAAAAAGCTAAGACCGGGAAAACCAACCCCAAACACAGGATTAGTTTTAAAACCTGTGTTTGCAAGCTTATTTTCTAACTTCTTTTAAAGTGTCGGCAATTAAAAATGCCAGTTCTAAAGATTGGTCTGCATTTAAACGCGGGTCACAATGTGTGTGATAACGAGAACTCAAATCCTCTTCTCTTACTACAAACGAACCGCCTATACACTCGGTTACATTCTTACCTGTCATCTCCAGATGCACACCACCGCCGTACGTACCTTCTGATTTATGAACTTGGAAGAACTGTTTCATCTCTTTTAAAACTGCATCTACGGGACGAGTTTTATAATTGTTAGATGATTTTATAGTATTACCGTGCATCGGATCACACGACCAAAGTACATTTAATCCTTCACGCTCAACCGCACGAATCAGTTTAGGCATACCCTCACCTACTTTATCTGCACCCATACGAACTATCACATTTAATCTTCCAGCTTCATTTTTAGGATTTAATACATTAGCTAGCTTGATTAAGTCTTCAGGATCCATAGAAGGTCCCGCTTTTATCCCTATAGGATTATTAATACCCTTCATATATTCAACGTGAGCACCGTCAAGCTGACGAGTTCTATCCCCAATCCAAACCATATGTGCGGCAGTATTGTACCATTCACCGCTAAGTGAATCTTTTCTCGTAAATGCTTCTTCATACGGAAGCAAAAGAGCTTCATGCGATGTGTAAAAATCTGTTTCACGCAAATTTCTATAAGTTTTTGACGTAATTCCGCATGCCTGCATGAATTTTAAAGAAGTTTCAATCTCTTCTGCCAGCTTTTCATAGTGTTCCGCTGCTTCACTTTTATGCGCAAAATCAAGGTTCCACTGGTGAACTTTATGTAAATCCGCCATACCGCCCGTAGCAAAAGCACGAAGTAGGTTTTGTGTAGCTGATGCTTGGTTATAAGCTTTTATCATACGTTCAGGATCCGGTACGCGAGCCTCTTTTGAGAACTCAACACCGTTTATAATATCTCCACGGTATGAATCAAGTGTAACACCGTCTATCGTTTCAGTATCGGATGAGCGAGGTTTTGCAAACTGTCCTCCCAAACGACCGACTTTTACAACAGGGACACCACCTGCATATGTCATAACAACAGCCATTTGCATCAGTACTTTGAAAGTATCGCGAATATTATTGGCATGAAACTCGCTAAAACTCTCAGCACAGTCACCGCCTTGAAGTAAAAATGCTTCTCCGCGAACAACATCTGCCAATTGTTCTTTTAATCTTTTTGCTTCCCCTGCAAATACAAGTGGTGGGTAAGTTTTTAACTCTGCTAGAACTCTGTTTAAATGTTCTTTATCTTGATATGTCGGTTGTTGTAAAATCGGTTTACTTCTCCAGCTTTCCGGTGTCCAAATACCCATAATTTATACCTTAATTTATAATTTTCGTAATTTTATCCAAAAATACCTAAGTTATACTTTATATCGTGTCTTAAATCCTTTAGTATCCATAAAGCTTAAAAGTGTATAATGTCGGAAAATAAAATTTATGAATAAAGAAATTTCACAATGGCAATAAATGAATTAAAACCTCTCCTAGATGAATTGTGTTTAAATATAACGGATTTTCTTAACGAAAACACAGAAATAACCAAAGAACATTTATCCGAGTACTTAAAAAATTCTGCTAAATTAATATCTGATATTTCCGATAACGATTTAACTTCTTATAACACCCAAAAAAACTTACTTGCCGATAACTATAAAAACATTGCAAAAGAGTGTCTTACTTCTTATGAAAAAACCAGTTCTAAAATCTCTAAACTTTCCGAGAAACATAAAGAAGCCATAGCTGCATGTGAAATAGAACCTATTAATTTGCCTAAATTAACTTCGAAATTTAACGAAATTCAAAATCATATGGTTGATGAAGTAGCAAGAGCAAATTTTATAATCTCTGAACTCTCTACGCAAATTAAAGATTTAGAAGAAAAATCAAATCTTGACCCGCTTACAAAAATATACAACAGGGGTGCACTAAATAAATACTTGGCTGATATGTGTGAAAATGCAACCGATAAATACGAAACACATCTTTTGGTAATAGATATAGATGATTTTAAGCAGATAAATGATGAATTCGGGCATATAGCAGGCGATAAAATTCTTATTTATATATCAAAAATATTAAAAAGAACTCTAAGAGACGGAGATAAAGTTTTTAGATTCGGAGGCGAAGAATTTATAGTTATTCTAAACAGGATAAAAGACGGTGAATGTATAACAATCGCAAAAAGACTTTTAAGACTCGTAAGTGAGAATAAACTGATTTATAAAGGTAACAATATAGGTGTTACAATAAGTATAGGCGCTACAAAGCTCAAAGTAGGCGATACTCCGGAATCATTTATTACAAGAGCGGACAAAGCTTTATACAGATCAAAGCATTCAGGCAAAAATAAAATATCTACGGAGCCTATATAAAATATGGAAGTGAACTATTTTGATATTATTGCGAGTGCGATAATTCTACTTTTGGGATTAAAAGGAATTTTAAACGGTTTTTTTAAAGAAGTTTTCGGTTTACTGGGTATCATCGGAGGTATATTTATAGCTTCCAGATTCGGTCCTGAAGTAGGAGAATATTTAAATAATCTTATTTTTAATTTTGACAACAAAGGTGCTATAGGCTTTACCGGTTTTTTAGTTACCTTGGGTATCTTTTGGTTACTGATGATAAGTACAGGTTTAGCGTTTAAAAAATTAAGCAAGATAAGTGGACTTGGTGTATATGATAGAATTTTAGGCTTTACGTTCGGTGCAAGTAAGTTCTTTCTTATTGCTGCCGTAATTGCACATGCCGTTTATAACGTAAACTCGTTAAGACCTACCATTGATTCCGCAATGCAAAATTCATTTTTATTTCCTATACTTACCAAAACCGGTTCGGTTATAATGAAAATTGATCCGGTATCCGTTAGCGACGATATAAATAAGACTATCGATAATGCGACAAAAACAATTGAAAAACAAACTCAGACTATAATCGATGAGAAAGCAAAAGAGATCGCTAAAGATGTAGATAATCAAATCAAAGAGCAATTTGAAACAAATCAAAAGGAGATATTTAATGAGTGATATTTCAACGAATTTTTCAGAACGTACAGTTGAGTATAATAAACTTTTAGAAGACTTTAAAAAACTTCTTAAAAAAAACAATCTAAAATTTACTATCCAAAGAGAAGTGATATTGGAATCTTTATACAATTCCAATGAGCATCTGACTCCTGAATCTTTGCATCAGGTACTGCAAAAAAAGTATTCTGAACTAAATATAGGGATAGCTACGGTTTATAGAACACTCTCCTTACTTGAAGATTCTAAAATGGTTACGTCTTTATCTTTTGGAGCACAAGGTAAAAAATATGAACTCGGGGCTAAAAACCATCATGACCATCTTATATGTACAAGATGTTCAAAGATAACAGAGTTTGTTGATGAACAGATAGAAGCCAGACAACATAAAATTGCTGATGAATTAGGTTTCAAGATGCAAGACCATTCCATGCAGATATACGGTATATGTAAAGAATGCCAAGAAAAAGAAAATAAATAAACAAATTAAGGAAGAAATATTGGCTTTTGAAAATAAATTTATACAACAAAGAATCCAAAAAGCACAAACACTAAAAGAATCTGGATACAATCCATATTCAAATGATTCAAAAAGAAATACGACTATAGCAAAATATTTAAACGTAAATGCAGATATTGAACATAAAGAAGATAAACGTGATGAAAATCGTCACTACACTGTAAGTGGACGCATAAAACTTCAACGTATTATGGGTAAGGCAAGTTTTATAAAAATCGAAGATGAGAGCGGGATGCTTCAAGTATATGTAGCACGCGACAATTTACCTGAAGGCTTTTATAACGATATATTCAAGAAAAATATTGAAGTAGGTGATATTGTAGAAGTAGAAGGTTATCCCTTTGTAACCGGTAAAGGTGAACTCTCCCTTCATGCAAACGATCTTAAACTTTTAACAAAAGCTATAGCACCGTTACCTGAAAAGTTTCACGGTGTAACTGATAAAGAGATTAGGTATAGAAAAAGATATTTAGACCTTATCATGAATGCCGAAGTTAGAAAAACCTTCCAAATTCGTTCACGTGTAATTTCCCTGACTCGTCACTTTTTTGAAGACAAAGGTTTCTTGGAAGTTGAGACTCCTATGATGCATCCGATTGCCGGTGGAGCAAATGCAAAACCTTTTGTTACGCATCACAATGCACTAGGTATCGACAGATATTTAAGAATAGCACCGGAGTTGTATTTAAAACGTCTTATAGTCGGTGGTTTTGAAGCTGTATTTGAGATTAACCGCAACTTTAGAAATGAAGGTATGGATGCTACCCACAATCCTGAGTTTACATCTATAGAATTTTACTGGGCATATAAAACATACAGAGATTTAATCACTATTACAAAAGAGTATTTTGAGTATCTTTTTGAACACTTAGACCTTCCAAAACGTCTTCCTTACGGGGATATGGAAGTAGATTTTGATAAATTTACAGAGATTCCTTTAATTCAGTCGCTTACGGATATAGGTGGTGTT
The genomic region above belongs to Sulfurimonas lithotrophica and contains:
- a CDS encoding Fur family transcriptional regulator; translation: MSDISTNFSERTVEYNKLLEDFKKLLKKNNLKFTIQREVILESLYNSNEHLTPESLHQVLQKKYSELNIGIATVYRTLSLLEDSKMVTSLSFGAQGKKYELGAKNHHDHLICTRCSKITEFVDEQIEARQHKIADELGFKMQDHSMQIYGICKECQEKENK
- a CDS encoding class II 3-deoxy-7-phosphoheptulonate synthase, yielding MGIWTPESWRSKPILQQPTYQDKEHLNRVLAELKTYPPLVFAGEAKRLKEQLADVVRGEAFLLQGGDCAESFSEFHANNIRDTFKVLMQMAVVMTYAGGVPVVKVGRLGGQFAKPRSSDTETIDGVTLDSYRGDIINGVEFSKEARVPDPERMIKAYNQASATQNLLRAFATGGMADLHKVHQWNLDFAHKSEAAEHYEKLAEEIETSLKFMQACGITSKTYRNLRETDFYTSHEALLLPYEEAFTRKDSLSGEWYNTAAHMVWIGDRTRQLDGAHVEYMKGINNPIGIKAGPSMDPEDLIKLANVLNPKNEAGRLNVIVRMGADKVGEGMPKLIRAVEREGLNVLWSCDPMHGNTIKSSNNYKTRPVDAVLKEMKQFFQVHKSEGTYGGGVHLEMTGKNVTECIGGSFVVREEDLSSRYHTHCDPRLNADQSLELAFLIADTLKEVRK
- a CDS encoding glucosaminidase domain-containing protein: MGLVFPVLAFSNETKVKKQSFYKLVVPAVNKVYAELDYRYKTLKKNIDNNNTNSSVVLKYMKKYKAKNYKDLLKRVKPHPKSIAIAQAAMESGWATSRFTKVANNLFGIWSYNKNEPRIPASVKRVDKTVYVKKYPSLTDSIRDYYFVLATGYAYAEFRELKMKTDDPFKLVKKLDMYSEKRSKYSEELIKVIKYNKLYKY
- a CDS encoding ester cyclase, yielding MTNREIVSAYYQMWNEKDFDKADKLCDEDIRFRGSLDITANGIEGFKEYAQMLTKAFPNLYHAIEISVFENDMAAIYVTYSGTHEGKIFDYEPTGRRISYSGASFIHIKNEKIYSINILGDLNSLHKQLSS
- a CDS encoding nickel/cobalt transporter; the encoded protein is MTIKTIIFTALLSYNLFACATCALMVPTAEVKLQLDIKDKSVKNIHFVWEFSDIYIDEIRAQYDKNKNSKLDKEELDIILDIKNNYLQNKNMLSKIKLIDSNENSKTLSPVYENFSLHIKNNQLIYTFDGKVDASLQEKSRLSFVFEDDEAFFSFVVTDINTTSKEPFYEANPYLFTANILFSYSGFNDKKIQVQKKNKTVDASSDINKTLVKEKLSQENILKKSIEKIKSLFESIKDESNPLTYISLLLFAYIYGVVHALGPGHGKTLVASYFLTNDKSYLKALFISLAIGVVHTFSAFFLTLAIYFFIDALFAQFIDNAVFYTTKISALIIIFIAVYLLLKKHKLYKELAKPKFTFSTAPHPQTCGCGSCKVDKDSTDAALIISAGIIPCPGTITIFIFSLSLGLYYAGFLSALVMSLGMSTIIFLSAVLSVYMRKKTDTNLKVKKFLEYGSLSIILILGLILLIG
- the lysS gene encoding lysine--tRNA ligase, which encodes MAFENKFIQQRIQKAQTLKESGYNPYSNDSKRNTTIAKYLNVNADIEHKEDKRDENRHYTVSGRIKLQRIMGKASFIKIEDESGMLQVYVARDNLPEGFYNDIFKKNIEVGDIVEVEGYPFVTGKGELSLHANDLKLLTKAIAPLPEKFHGVTDKEIRYRKRYLDLIMNAEVRKTFQIRSRVISLTRHFFEDKGFLEVETPMMHPIAGGANAKPFVTHHNALGIDRYLRIAPELYLKRLIVGGFEAVFEINRNFRNEGMDATHNPEFTSIEFYWAYKTYRDLITITKEYFEYLFEHLDLPKRLPYGDMEVDFDKFTEIPLIQSLTDIGGVPSDVVNDKEKILDYLRSKNLEADANMTLGYLQGELFDEFVEEKLINPTFITEYPVDLSPLARRNDENPDITERFELFIAGREIANAFSELNDPVDQYERFVAQGAAKEGGDDEAHEMDMDFVDALSYGMAPTAGQGIGIDRLVMLLSNEHSIRDVLLFPAMKPLSESTSIEETEED
- the abc-f gene encoding ribosomal protection-like ABC-F family protein — protein: MALIDLLNISKHYEAQKILTEINFHIDEGERIVVIGKNGSGKSTLMKIVNGTLEQDDGERIIRQGLEVKMLDQRPVFEPEHNVRDAVEAGLKEINKAKKRYDELSHLIAEDFENKKLIDEHEKLSKYIEHHSAWNLDDKIERIIQHFDLKRYENKNINLLSGGEQRRVALASLLLQKPDILLLDEPTNHLDVYMVEFLEQLLLKERFTLVFISHDRYFIDKVATKTIEVEDEKLRQYSGGYSDYLTQKEEYLRTLQKQHENMLGLLKRENEWYSRGVRARLKRNEGRKERLMELREAAKTNPAQIRKMSLELQREAKHFNRDKSVNKQKMLFEVEDLGLTLGDKELLHDFNTRILQKDVIAIVGPNGSGKSTLLKALLGRIKPTHGTIKQGEFKIGYFDQHREMLDDDKNLIETFCPFGGDRVEVRGKNMHVYGYLKNFLFPREYLDKKIGVLSGGEKNRIALALLFTKNVDILILDEPTNDLDIPTINILEEQLVNFSGAVIIVSHDRYFVDKIAKKLFIFKKDKTIEESYQNYSEYLEIESELKQLDEMEREAESTSKKVEIKEQKSKPLRLTYKEKIALEKLPAEIEELEAKIDEKNNCIANPDCYQEIGLTKLASELEELETTYEQKVEELLTIEEKIEEIENQS
- a CDS encoding CvpA family protein, whose product is MEVNYFDIIASAIILLLGLKGILNGFFKEVFGLLGIIGGIFIASRFGPEVGEYLNNLIFNFDNKGAIGFTGFLVTLGIFWLLMISTGLAFKKLSKISGLGVYDRILGFTFGASKFFLIAAVIAHAVYNVNSLRPTIDSAMQNSFLFPILTKTGSVIMKIDPVSVSDDINKTIDNATKTIEKQTQTIIDEKAKEIAKDVDNQIKEQFETNQKEIFNE
- a CDS encoding 5'-nucleotidase, which translates into the protein MPIDLSESLVIGISATALFDLSESDKIFQSKIINDPDTAIEEYRNYMLKNENEPLEDGTGMPLVKALLNLNKHKKDGDAPIVEVVVMSRNSPETGVRVLNEIRRRNLNISRSAFTAGESNVDYLEAFYVDLFLTTSEEDAQKVIDSNVCAAAIVKAPPKSNKHLKEDQVRFAFDADAVIFNEDSEIVNQTKGLPSFHENEDKNQDEPLAQGPHANLLKKLSKIQERLPGRIEYSPIKLAIMTARNSPAEMRVIKTLRSWNVYVDEAFFLGGLEKSRFLKAYKPHIFFDDQDSHLDPASGDVPSAKVLYPTISPLKKIIESKKSSK
- a CDS encoding GGDEF domain-containing protein; this translates as MAINELKPLLDELCLNITDFLNENTEITKEHLSEYLKNSAKLISDISDNDLTSYNTQKNLLADNYKNIAKECLTSYEKTSSKISKLSEKHKEAIAACEIEPINLPKLTSKFNEIQNHMVDEVARANFIISELSTQIKDLEEKSNLDPLTKIYNRGALNKYLADMCENATDKYETHLLVIDIDDFKQINDEFGHIAGDKILIYISKILKRTLRDGDKVFRFGGEEFIVILNRIKDGECITIAKRLLRLVSENKLIYKGNNIGVTISIGATKLKVGDTPESFITRADKALYRSKHSGKNKISTEPI